Sequence from the Thermus tengchongensis genome:
AAAGCGCCGGGGCGAAAACTCGGATTTGGCACGCTATGGAACGGAATCCGCCCCCAGCGCGGGGCGGATTTCGTCCCGCTATGTCCCGCTTCCCCCTGGGGGGCTGTCGTGCGCGAAATCATACTTTCGCGAAGAACCTATGTGGGGGCTACCCACATAAACCCGGAAGGTCTAGGATGAGGCTATGCCAAGAGGGGAGCATTTGATACGGAACCGCCCGCCCAAGGAAGTGCTGGCCGCGCGGCTGGGCCAGGAGCCCTTGGGTCCGGGGGAAGCAGGCTTGAGGACTTATGTTCGCGGGGAAGAGGCCGCCTTGCGCCTGTTCAAGGCCCTTTCCGCCAAGGAGCGGGGGGCCGTGGTCAAGGCAGGCCTCGAGGCCCTGGGCTACCTGGAGGTGAGGGATGGCGCGCGGGAAAGGTAGCGGGAGCACTTACTACGACCAGGCCAAGGGGAAGTGGGCGGCTGAAGTGAAGTGGATTGACCCCGCCACGGGGCGGGTGCGGAAAGTGAAGCGGTACGCCGAAACCCGCCGCGAAGCGGAAAAGCTCCTAGCCGAGCTGGTAGACCAGAAGGCCAAGGGCCTCCTGGCCGAGCCCTCCAAGCTCACCACGCGGGAGTTTGCCCAGGAGTACCTCAAGCGCTTAGCCCGTGAGGGGTTGCGGCCAAACTCCTTGCGCCTTGCCAAGGATGAGCTGGCCTATGCCCTCCCCTCCCTGAAGGAGCCTGGGGCCCACGACCCCATAGGCCGCATGCGCCTCCAGGAAGTGAAGCCCGCCCACATCCGCGCCGTCCTGGATGACCTCCTGGAGCAGGGCTATGCCCCCAGGACCATCCGCCGGGTACACATGCGCCTCAAGGCCCTCTTCCGCGAAGCCCTCCGCCTGGAGCTGGTGGCCCGCAACCCCGTGGAGGCGGTGAGCCTCCGCCTCCCTCAAGGGGAAAGGGCGGCCCGGGCCCTGGAGCCCCACGAGGTGGCCCGCCTCCTGGAGGAAGCAGGGCGGTCCAAGAGCCCCGATATGGCCCTCCTCCTTCGCCTCATGCTGGAAACCGGGCTACGCCGGGGGGAGGCCCTGGCCCTCCAATGGCGGGACATAGACTTTGCCCGGGGGGAGCTCAGGGTGTGGAGGGCCTGGGCCAAGGTAAACGGCAAGGCCACCTTCACCGGGCTCAAGACTCCCACCGCCAAGCGGCCCGTCCCTGTCCCCCTCAAGCTCCTCGCCCTCCTGGAGGCCCGCCGTCAAGAGCTCCTGGAGCGCTTGACCCCGGAGGAGCTTGCGGAAGTCTTCCTCTTCGGTGGGGACAGGCCCTTTGACCCCGATGCCTTCAACCACTACCTTCGCCGCTTGGCCCAGAAGGCGGGGCTAGGGAGGGTGCGGGCACACGACTTGAGGCATACCTGGGCCTCCCTGGCCCTCTCCCGGGGCGTCCCCCTGGAGGTGGTGAGTGAGCGCCTGGGCCATGCCAACCCCAACATCACCTTGGGCATTTACCGCCATCTCCTGGAGGAGGAGCGCCGGGGCTATGTGATAGACCTGGAAGACCTCCTAAAAGGCCCTGGAAACAGACCCCAAGCCTGAGCCCAATAGCCCCCCAAATGGCCCTCCAAAGCACTTCCCCCCTCGCTACCGAGGGGGGAAGCTTTGCGTTCTGGAGCTGGTGGGCGGCGTAGGACTTGAACCTACGACCTCTCGCGTGTGAGGCGAGCGCTCTTCCGCTGAGCTAGCCGCCCCCAAGCCTTTTGCAGGGTAGCATGGGCCAAGGAGGCCTGTCAAGCAAGCACCCTGACCTTCCTCTGACAAGGCCCAGGCTAGACTAAGGTCGTGGCCACGGTCCTTGTGGTAGAGGACGAGCCAGCGGTGCGGCTTGGGGTGCGGCTGGCTCTGGAGCGGGCCGGGCACAAGGTCCTCGAGGCCCCCTCGGCCACAGAGGCTTGGCCCCT
This genomic interval carries:
- a CDS encoding site-specific integrase, translated to MARGKGSGSTYYDQAKGKWAAEVKWIDPATGRVRKVKRYAETRREAEKLLAELVDQKAKGLLAEPSKLTTREFAQEYLKRLAREGLRPNSLRLAKDELAYALPSLKEPGAHDPIGRMRLQEVKPAHIRAVLDDLLEQGYAPRTIRRVHMRLKALFREALRLELVARNPVEAVSLRLPQGERAARALEPHEVARLLEEAGRSKSPDMALLLRLMLETGLRRGEALALQWRDIDFARGELRVWRAWAKVNGKATFTGLKTPTAKRPVPVPLKLLALLEARRQELLERLTPEELAEVFLFGGDRPFDPDAFNHYLRRLAQKAGLGRVRAHDLRHTWASLALSRGVPLEVVSERLGHANPNITLGIYRHLLEEERRGYVIDLEDLLKGPGNRPQA